The Aneurinibacillus uraniidurans genome segment TCTTGTTCTTCACATGATGGGAATCTCTGATCAAGAATAGGGGAGAAAAAACGATGAAAGCAATTCGAATCACCATGTTCTCGGCAATGGCACTGCTGATAGGAGGAGGGACGTATGCACTGGCTTCCTACCAGGAAACCGGGCACATTGAAGCCGCATCCGTAGATCAGCCAACCGCCTATGTAGAAGCAACCAATATGAATCTCAGCTTTAAGATCGGCGGACGTATCAATCAGATCTATGTAAAAGAAGGAGACCATGTAAAAAAAGGTCAGCTACTCGCACGAATTGAGAGTAAAGAGCTGCAAGATAAGGCTGCTCAGGCGCAGGCAGCTCTTCAAGCGGCTGATGCTGGAGTAGGTCAGGCTTCTGCTGCCGTATCGGCAGCAGAAGCGAAAAAACTACAGGGAAGTAACGCCGTCACCGTAACAGCCGAAACAGCCGAGCGACAAGTTTCTCAGGCGCAAGCTGCCGTGAAAGCAGCACAAGCACATCTCGAAGCACTAAAAAATGGCGCCCGCCCAGAAGAAAAACAGCAGGCACAAATTAAAATGAACGCCGCCAAAGAGGCAAGCCGCATCGCAGACGATAATCTGAAACGGACACAAGCTCTGTTTCAAGCCGGGGCTGTCCCTCAAGCCAAAGTAGACGAGGCGGAGCTCAACTATCAAAAAGCAAAAGCTGAATATGATGCATCTGTTAAGCAGTATGAACTGGTAAAACAAGGGCCGCGTGTAGAAGAAATTAAAGCAGCTCAAGCACAGGTAGAACAGGCTCAGGCAGCCGTCGCTCTTGCGGAAGCAAACAGAGGCCAGGTCACACTTCGCCAGGATGATGTGCGAGCAGCAGAGGCCGGGGTTTCTCAGGCACAATCTGCAGTTTCGTCCGCATCTGCCGGTGTATCTAAAGCCCAGGCAGCTTTAAACGAAGCGAACACGTACATTAGCTACACTGAATTACGAGCACCATCTGACGGCATCATTACCGTCCAATCCGCACAAAGCGGAGAACTTGTCGGTGCAGGCTTCCCGGTCCTGACACTTGAATCCAATCAGGATCGCTGGGCAAAATTCTACTTCCCGGAAAACCGAATGGCTGGAATGAAAACGGGGGATGAAGTCCAATTGAAGGTAATTTCCACCGGCAAAGTAGTCAAAGGTCGTGTAACGGTTATTCAGCCGGCCGCTGATTTTGCGATCCAGAAGCCAAGCCAAGGTACAGGCGATACGGACGTGCGCTCATTTGGTGTAAAAGTAACCTTACTTGATCTGCCTGATACAATAGCAACTGGCATGACGCTGCAATGGCAGGGCAAAGGAGCGAAATAGCATGGAAAACCGTCTCAAAATCGGGGACGTTATCCGGGAAGAGTGGCAAAATATCCTCAAGGACCGCCGTCTATTCGCAATCCTGTTCATCGTCCCGCTTATGTATACCGCCCTGTTTGGCTATTTATATACGAATCAGCGGATAAAAGAAATCCCGACCATCGTGTACGACGGAGACAACAGTCAGCTCAGTCGCCAGATCGTACAGTCATTCGATCAAACCGAAACGTTTCATGTTAACCGACAGGTACGCTCGGAACCAGAAGTGGAGCGAGCGATTGAGCACGGTGAAGCAAAAGTCGGTATCATTATTCCGAATGACTTCGAGGCGAGATTAAAGCATGGCGAGAACGTGCCGGTGCTTACGTTTGTTGATGGAAGTAACATGCTGTTTTCCAATGCGGCAACACGCGCCGCTAATCAAGTTGTCACAACGATTGGGTATGGCGCCTCTTCCATGAAACTAAAACAGCAGGGGCTACAGGATGAGCAGATCTCCTCGACGTTCGCTCCGATCCCATTCCGATCCCGCGTCCTGTATAATCCGATGTTTAACTATAACTACTTCCTTGTGTATGGTCTGATCGGCACCATTCTGCAGCAAATTCTGCTGCTGGGAATTGCGCTTGCGATTACACGGGAGAAAGAGCAGGGGACATGGAGCCGCTTTGCTCAATGGCGTGATATGCCCTGGCGGATTGCCTATGCCAAAGCGGCCCCTTATTTTTTGATCGGTATGGTGAATAACGTCACTGCATTCAGCATGGCACTGTATATGTATCATCTGCCGTTCCGAGGACTTATTGTACCTGCACTGGCGCTGGCTGCCTGCTTCTCAATTGCACTAATTGGACTTGGATATTTTATCAGTATGTTCTCTAGCAATCAGCTTGGATCGACACAGACTGCTATGTTGATCGCAGTCCCTTCCTTCCTACTGTCCGGATTTACGTGGCCATTTGAAGCGATGCCCCACCCGCTATATGTGCTCAGTCATGCGCTTCCGCTCACATACTTCCTTGATGGCGTGCGGGAAATCTTTATCAAAGGGCACGGGTTTGACATGATATGGCGTGACTGTATCGCTCTTCTGCTTACCGGAGCCATCACGTTTTTTGCAGCATTCATACTAACACCTCTGTTCTTGAAAAAACAAAAAGAAGAGGACTACGATTCTTCCCCTTCCACCTTATCCATGTAAGGAAAAAGGATGAACCACTCTACCTGTGGCTCATCCTTTTTTTCGTTTCTGCCGCAACGCCCGGAAAAAATCCCGCAGCAAGTCGGCACACTCTTCTTCCCGTACACCATGCACAAGTTCAACCTGGTGATTAAATCGCTCTTCTTGGAGTAGGTTCATTAAGCTTCCGGCACAACCTGCTTTCGGGTCCATTGCACCGTATACGACACGGGGAATACGTGCCTGTACAATCGCTCCCGCACACATTGGACATGGCTCTAGCGTTACATACAATGTCGTCTCAATCAATCGCCAGCCTTTCATCACTTCACTTGCTTCTTGAATCGCCATGATTTCGGCGTGGGCTAGCGGGTTCTTCCCTGTTTCCCGTAGATTGTAGCCAGATCCGACTATCTCTCCATTGCGGACAATGACTGCTCCTATCGGTACTTCTCCACGCTCTGCCGCTTTTTGCGCTTCCGCTATGGCTAACCCCATATAATACTCGTCGTTCATCTTTTCCTCCCATCGTTTCTACCTAGAAAAAATACAAAGTCAATCAATATGGTTATTTTTTAGGGATAATTACAAGCGCATTACTTAGCAGGCGTCCTGGCTTAGTCAGGTATTTTCCATTCGCATACAGACCAGATGACGCCCCTCCATCCATATTCAATGCTGATTCTAAGCCCAGTTCCTTGCAAATTTGTGCCAACTGCGCCGTTGTAACATTCGGCACTGTCCCTAGCACAAGCCGGTTCGTCTTCGTATATCCGATGAAGCTGCGCTGGCTGCTCTGCGTTGTAATTTTTGGATCATTCATCCCCTCTGCTTTTGCATTCAGGACGATTTTACCTCCTTGCAGCAAGGTCGGACCTGCACTTGTCATATGCTTGAACGACGCGTCTACTGTTTTGAAGCTGCGGGAGCTTCCGATGACAGGCATATTCGTTTCCGTGAAGCCAATCGAAGCTCCCGTCCATCCTTCGTTTACTTCCTGATGATTAATAATGATTTCTCCGTGTGCTTTTTTGTATGCCCCTTTATCAAAGGAATTAAAAAATGAACCGTTAATTGCCGCATAAGCCCCAGTGCGCTTCGCCATACTCTCCAAGCTTTCTGTTGATCCAAGCTTATTTCCTGCGAGTACAGGTAATACGTCAAGCTTCGTATCATTCAGGTTCACATACACAAGCTTCACCGCCCGCTTTCCTCCGCTGAAGCTTACGGTCTTGCCTGTAGCAACTACACTAGATGTTTCGGTCGCCTGAACGGGTAAACATACAGTACTTCCTAGTACGAGCAAAAAACTAATAAACCAGCCCAACCATTTGTTCATCCTACCTTTTACTCCTTTTCTAAAAACTTCAATAACCTACATTAATCTTATTATAACGCACCAAAAAAACAAAACACCCGATTCCAAAAGAACAGAATCGGGTATAGATAACCTTCTTTCTTATACAGTTGCGAGAATGTTAGTACGGAATGACAGCAGCGCTTTCGCAAATGCTTCTGGCTGCTCAAGCATAATATAATGACTGGCCCCTTCAATGACTACAGATCGCACGTGCTGATTAGCAGTAGCTGCCGCTTCCTTCGCACCTTTTGGCAGAAGTCGATCTTCTGCTCCATACAAGGTCAAAATCGGGACGGCCAGACTACGGAAGGTACCCTCCCCTTTATACGCACTGCAAGCCGCAAAATCCACATGCGTCACATCCATCGGCACCGCTGACAACTGAGCTCGCTCTTCTTCAATCAATTCCTCAGAAGCGCCTTTTCCATACGAAGCGGTAAAGAGCATGTCCGGGAACGTGCCTGCCTCAAGTTCAGCAAGGATTTTCGGATGAACTGGCATCTCATAATGGCTTGCATTTAAGACAAGTCCCTTCACGCAAGACGTACGAGCTGCAAGTTCAATCCCCACGAGTCCACCCATCGAATGACCGACAACAATAACCTCTTCCTCACCAAGCTGCTCCAGCATCCAGGCTGCTTGCTGCTCAATCGTTGTGCAATGTGGTGCCTTATTACCTCCATGACCCGGTAGTTCAATAATACGAACCGGTACGCCTTCGAGATATGTTTCGATACCACGATATTTTGCTTTAGTTCCACCCGCGCCATGAATAAACACAAAAGGGAGTTGTCCAGAAGCTACCATTCTTATTCCTCCTACTACATAATCGACCGGGAAATAACCACACGCTGAATTTGGTTGGTTCCTTCATAGATTTGCGTAATTTTGGCGTCACGCATCATGCGCTCTACCGGGAATTCCTGAATATATCCGTAGCCACCTAAAATCTGCACGGCGTCCGTTGTTACTTTCATCGCTGTATCCGATGCGAATACTTTCGCCATAGAAGCAAGCTTCATCATAGATGGATCTTTGCCTTTGCTGCCAAGATTGTCAAGCGAAGCCGCAGCCCGGTATACGAGCCCACGTGCCGCTTCAATCTGGATCGCCATATCTGCCAGCATGAATTGAATCGCCTGGAAGGAACCGATCGGGCGTCCGAACTGCTCACGCTCTTTCACGTACTCCAGACATACATCCAGCGCACCCTGGGCAATCCCCAGTGCCTGTGCTCCGATCCCTGGTCGTGTTTTATCGAGCGTTTTCATGGCAACCAGGAAGCCCTCACCGTCTTCACCAATCAGGTTTTCTTCTGGAACCATGCAGTCCTCGAAGAAAATCTCAGCTGTCGGTGAGCCTTTGATGCCCATTTTTTTCTCCAGCTTGCCTACAATAAATCCTGGCGTATCTTTATCAATGGCAAAAGCAGCATATCCTTTGTCAGTCTTCGCAAACACACTATATACATCTGCTACGCCACCATTACTAATGAAGCACTTCTGTCCATTCAGGCGATAGTAGCCTCCATCTTTTTCCGCACGCGTTTTCATATTTTTCACGTCTGAACCAGCACTTGGTTCAGTCAAACCAAAAGCAGCAATCTTGCGTCCGGTTGCAAGATCATGCACATAACGTTCTTTGAGCTGCTCACTGCCGCCAATAATGATCGGCAATGTACCAAGCTCCTGTACAGTCAGCACCTGGGAAGAGGATGCACATACACGTGCTACCTCCTCGACGATCAAGCAGTAGCTAAGCAGATCAAGTCCGGCACCGCCGTATTGTTCCGGCAGATTCGCACCAATATAGCCGTATTCGCTCAGCAGTTCTTTGATGTCAAACGGGTACTCGGCCTTTTCGTCGATTTCCGCTGCACGTGGCTTGATTTTTTCCTGCGCTAGTTTGTGAATGCCCTGTTGTATTTCTTTCTGCTCGTCTGTCAGTGCAAAGCTCATCTTACTTCGACCCCTTTGTGTAATCGTAGAATCCTTTGCCTGATTTGCGTCCAAGATGGCCTGCACGAACAAGCTTACGCAGAAGAGGAGCGCTGCGGTACTTCGAATCTTGCGTTTCTTCATACAGAGAATCCTGCACATATAGAAGAGTATCAAGACCGATTAAGTCAGCCAGTGCCAGCGGTCCAATCGGATGATTTGCGCCAAGCTTCATCCCTTTATCGATGTCTTCTGCACTTGCCGTGCCTTCCATCAATACAAAAATGGCTTCGTTAATCATCGGCACAAGAATACGGTTTACCGCAAACAGTGGTGCTTCTTTTACATCGATCGGGTCTTTACCGATTTTCTCAACAACTGCTTTCGCTGTTTGATAAGTCTCTTCTGATGTACTCTGACCACGAATCAGCTCAACTAGCTTCATAACTGGAACCGGATTGAAGAAGTGCACACCGATCACTTTATCCGCACGATTCGTTACGCTTGCAATTTCCGTTACGCTCAAACCAGATGTGTTGGTCGCCATAACTACGCCTTCTGCCGCAACTTTATCTAATTTTGCAAACAGTTCTTTTTTAAGCGCCATGTTCTCGCTTACAGCTTCAATGATGAAGGAAACTTCGCCCAACGCTTCCCACTCCGTTGTTGTCGTAAGCAATGCCTCGTATGCTTGCTTCTGCTCTTCTGTCAGGCGGCCTTTCTCAATGCTGCGGTTCCAGTTCTTCTGAATGCCGCTTAATCCCCGGTCAAAAAACTCAGCCTTTTGTTCAACTGCTACGACTTCAAATCCAGCTTCTACTGCTGCCTGTGCAATGCCAGAACCCATCGTTCCAAATCCGATAACGCCAATCTTTTGTGCCATCTCTTAATTCCCCGCTTTTCTTATTTATTTTGGAATTGTGGAGCACGACGCTCAAAAAATGCCGCCACTCCTTCGTTTTTATCTTCTGTCAGACAAATCTCACCAAAAGCCTGCGCCTCTTCATTCAGACCCTCTTCCAGTGATGCAGCCAGTCCACGATCAATTACGCGCTTCGCTGCCTGCACCGCAAGTGGTCCACGTTCCAGAATGATCCCTGCCCAACGTTTTGCTTCAGCCAGTGCATCCTCATCTACCAGTTGTTCTACAAGCCCGATACGTTCTGCCTCTTCCGCTGATACGAACTCCCCAGAGAAAATAAGCTGCTTCGCTTTGCCTGGACCAACGAGACGAGCGAGACGTTGTGTGCCACCGTATCCTGGAATGATACCAAGCTTCACTTCTGGTAAACCTAATTGTGATTTGCGGCTGGCGATTCGGAAATCACATGCAAGTGCCAATTCCAGGCCACCACCTAACGCAAATCCATCAATCGCCGCAATAACCGGCTGCTTCAGCCCAGCAATTCGATTGAAAATTCCCTGTCCACGCTTGCACAGTTCAACACCCGCTGCCTGTCCAAGCTGTGGAAATTCTTTAATATCGGCTCCAGCGACAAAAGCTTTCTCTCCGGCACCTGTGATGATAATAGCTGCGCAGTTATCATCGATTTGATTCAGCAACTCGTCCATCTGTTCAAAAAACTCTTTATTCAAAGCGTTCACAGGTGGCGCATCAATCGTAATGATACCCAATCGGTCTTGTAGCTCCCATGTAACTTTCATTCATTCTCCACCTCCGTAATGAAACATGCCTTATGTTCAGATATATGTTCATTCAAGCAATAATAATGCCAACTTTCCTTGTAAAATTCCCGGTCTTTTTTAGGAGAATGATGAGAACGATTTGTTTCTAAAAGAAACAAATGTGTATAGTTGTTTCCGCTCTGTTTCTTATGGAAACAAAAAAACTTACAATAAGCCGTATTTTTTTAGCTTTTGATAAAATGCCTTCCGACTAATACCAAGTCGCTCAATAGCCGCTGTCTTTGTTCGACTTACCCGCAACGCTTCTTCAATCATTTCTTTCTCCGTCTGTTCTACCGCCCCTAAAAGCCCGATTCCTCCCGTATAAACAGGTGGAAGAACTTCCATCTGTCCTGCTTCCTTCGCCTGCCGTATGCTATCCGGTACATCATCCGGTACAAAATACGAACGCGGGCAGATCGCTGTCATTCGTTCCAGTACGTTTCCAAGCTCCCGTACATTCCCTGGCCAGTCATATCGCTCAAACATCTCATATACTTCCTGTGTGAGCGTAATATGCTTGCCATATTTCATACTCAAATCACCCATAATCGTATGAATTAATTGTGGAAGATCCTGCTTTCTCTCTCGTAGCGGCGGAATATGAATGGGAACAACATGCAGTCGATAATACAAGTCGTTGCGGAATGCCTCGGTTTCCATCATCCTCTCCAGATTCCGATTGGTAGCGCTAATAATACGTACATTGAGCGGAATCGGGTTCGTTCCTCCCACTCTACGAAACGTACGCTCCTGCAATACACGCAACAGCTTAGCCTGAAGAAACAACGACAGTTCCCCAATTTCATCAAGAAACAGCGTACCGCCCTCCGCAAGCTCCAGGAGCCCTTTTTTGCCTCCTTTGCGTGAACCCGTAAATGAGCCTTCTTCAAAGCCAAACAGCTCGCTTTCAAACAACGCTTCCGGTAATGAAGCCATATTAATCGCCACAAATTCTCTGTCTCGGCGTGGGCTCGCTTCATGAATCGCCCGCGCAAATACCTCTTTGCCTACCCCGGTTTCCCCATACAACATGATCGTCGCTTCCGACTCCGCTACCTGGCGGGCTGTCTGTACGGCTTGCCGCATCACAGGAGTGTGACTCTCTAACATTTCAAAAATTTTATTATGCAGTTGTTCTTCCAGCCGAATCGAGTATGTTTTATACCGCTTCAATTCATCCTGCAGCGCATAAAATTCGCTTATATCTTTCATAATCGCAACCGCCCCGATTAGCTCACCTTTCTCCATCAACGGTGTAATATTAGCAAAAATATGAATATTTAGTGAGTGAAGATAGCTGTAATCATTAATAAGCGGCTGTCCATTTTTCAATACGTCATGAATACGCGCTTGTGGTTCGACCTGACTTAACTTACGTCCGATCAACTTGTCAGCAGGCACACCGAACTGAACCGAGTAGGCGTTATTAATATAGACAATGGTGCTATCCCGTGCGATGACCAGTACAGCATCATGCAGTGACTCAAGAATTGAAAGCAAATGATTCGCAAGCTTCATTCTATTGCATCCCCCTTTCCCTTCAGTATAACGTAAAAAATAAATTTCTTTAGATTTAGGTATTAATAATCCATAAGAACTACCGATAATATAGTCATAAGGGCTTACAAGGAGGTCAGTAGAATGAATCAAGAGCGAATGCAACGTCTATCACGTGTTGCACATGAGATGTCATCAGGGCAATCTGTTGCCCAACCGAAAAAACAACTGCCACGTACGATCATTACGCGACCGCTCAAGCCATTTCTCCTGCATCATTCTGCTTCAGAATGCGTGGTTTATACGGATGAACAGGAAGAAAAAAACTTTTCTTCTTTCAATCAGTATGTTTAGGATATTTTTACTATCTTTTCGAAAAAATCTTAATAGCCATCGCTCCTACAGGCATTTATAATAGAAAAGTGTAAATGACTGAATAAAGCGAGGGAGAGCAACAATGAACCAATTAAAATCAGCCATGTCTCTATTCGGAGCAATGTCGCTGATTATGTCTGTATTCGTTTTGATTTGCGTTGGCATTTCCCATATCTAAGCAGAGCCTTATTGAATAAAAAAGAGTGCAAAGGATTTCGAGCCTTTTGCACTCTTTTTTATTTTACTCTAGCAACATGCTTTGTTTATGATGCAAGATTAGCGGCCATTCACAGCATCTTTCAGTGCTTTACCCGGCGAAAACGCTGGCACTTTACTTGCTGCAATCTCAATTTCTTCACCAGTCTGTGGGTTACGTCCTTTGCGGGCTGCACGCTCACGACTTTCAAAGTTTCCGAAGCCAATCAACTGGACTTTTTCGCCTTCTTTCAACGCTCCTGCAATCGTATCCAACACCGCTTCTAACACCACAGATGCTTCCTTTTTCGTCATATCTGTCACTTCTGCTACTTTTTCAACTAACTGTGTCTTATTCATTATATGTCCCTCCTTAAAGGATTTTGGTTTTCATAGAATGATACCGCCTATATTTATTTTTCCAACATTGAACGAGCTTTAAACCTTTCTTTCTCTAAATTGTTTGCAATATGGAGCAGCCCAAGCCCATGTTTCATATGATGACAGGGAACGAAAAGCCAAAAGGGGGCAACAGGAATGGCAAAAGCGCCAAAAAAACCAGGTGCGAAGAAGAAAAACACTCCTATTCAACAAGACGACCGGAACCGTTTTAATATGAAGGTGGTAACCTCGGATAAATGTCGTGTCTGTACACAACAGTGTCAGCGTGGCCTGGCCTACCTTGCAAAAATGGCCCAACCCGGCACAAACATCGGCAAGGGGGTACCTTGCATACTGACCAAAGGAAAGGCGTACAAATAAGAAAAAAATGGGCTAATCCAAAAAGGCACGTTGCATTTCTTTTTGGTATCAGCCCATTTTCAGATTGAGATATACTTACTCGTTATATTTCTCCATTTCCTTCTGCATGATAAAATAACTTTTCTTTTTCCGTTCGTAATAATTAGGCTGATCCCAATTCTTCCACGTATAGAACAACGGGCTCGGCTGGGCATCGCTTTGATTCAACACGGGCATGATTGAAATACCCGGAGAAGGAATCGGCTGGATTTTGTTGTATTTATACAAATTCCCCCACGCCATTTTTTGACTCGGGTCCGTAAAACCGATCAACATCCATGGGATGCGAAGTTCCAGTATGTTTCCCTTAACATACCAGTCTGAAAGGTTATTAAATGACGGATTATCGGGGTCCGTTACCCCAAACGTCATCTTCCCAACTTCAAACTCTTCAAATGGGATATGAACTTTGCTTTGTGGCAAATACAAACCACGGCTTAAAGCAACCTTCCAGGGGAGAAATACTCCCTCCTTCTCCTGACTTAGCTGTCTTACATCACCGGAAAGCATTTTTTTCTGGGCAACGTATAACCATGTATGGTAATCAAATGCGCTGTTTACCATAAAAGTACCGCTTTTGGTTCCCGCTACTGATACGGCATATTCGATAGGCTTCGTAAAGGTACTTGAAATTCCCTTTATTCTATTACTTCCTCCCTCTACTGAATCAATTCCTAGAAGAAGTTGATCATTTGGCTGCCAGTTGCCCGTTTTCTTCTTTGCTTCTACATATACAAATTCCTCATCATGTGTAACAGAAAGCGTAAACGAGGGATACGATACTGTTTTTTTATCTTCTCTACGGTTCCAATCCGCATCCTCTCCATCCAGATAGATCGCATTTTCCTTCTTACCCGGCTCATTGGCGATGAAGCCAAAGTGTTCTTCATTTGTTAGCGCATTTCGCCACATAGCTCGGCGCGTTCCTGGCTCTTCCAAATCAATTGTGTTCCAGGTAAATTTAAACCACTCATCCTGCCACGCAAATAAAATCGCTCCATTCAGCCCTTCATCATGAATGTCTCGCATCATATCTGCGTCCATTTTCCCCTGCTCAGTTTCTTTATGCATTCCCTGGTTTCTGTTTAGTGGACCATTATGAGCTTTTCCTCGACTGCTTGGAACACCAAATTCAGAAATAAAAACCGGAATACCTTTATGATGTTGATGAAGGTCATGCAAGTAGCCCGCATACGGATCAACGTTGCCATCCTTCCTCTTATACGTTTGATACTTTTGCTCGTAATTTAGAAAGTCCGGGTAATAGGAATAAGCATGATACGAAGCAAAATATCCAGCTTTCCATTTAGCTGTAGGTGTAACATGCATAGGATCAACGACTGCCAGGTCTTCCTGTTTCAAAGGCTCGTTCGGATGCGGCATCGGATCGGTAGTCAGCCAGTTTGCAAATGCAACTGGATGCTGCCATCCATACTTCATCTCTTCAACGGCAAGGGTATCAACCATTTCAGCAAGCCAACTTTCAAACGCGGAGGCACCGGATTTTCCTTGGAAATAATCGCCCCTAAAGGGAAGCTGCTTTGGATGTGCCTCATTTGTTTTCTGTACTGCATATGGGTACCATTCTGTTCCAACAATCCAACCAAGCAGATACGGTGAAGTGTCTACCGTATACGTCCCACTCGCTTGTCCTGGCGTTTTTTCCCGGGAAAAATCCCCGTGGACGACATGAACTGCATCCTGAATTTCCTTTTTGAACTTGTTGCGAATGGAAGGAAGATAGGCATCACTTCCTTCTCGTGTCTTTCCAATCAGCTCTTCTTCAGGTGACCAAATGCCCTGAATGAATAGAAGTGGTTCTTTCTGGCTTTGATTAAATTCGCAGAGTGTATTATAAAATACAGGAGGAAGAATCGTATAAATCCGGACTACCTGAACATTCATTTCTTTCATCTCTTGAAACCAGCGAAGATAGTCCTCTCTACTCGGTGCTAGATCACCTGGATAACTCCCCGGAAGAGTCGCACCCAGATTGACACCTGCCCAAAAATGAGGCTTCCACGCTTTTCCGTCATAAACAGAAATCTGTTCCCCTTGTACCATTGAAACCTGCTTGATATTCTCCGATTCAAAAACATGCGAGGTGTAAGAAAATCCATTAGAATAATAAGGTACATAAAATACCTTCCACGTAACAAACACACCGAGCCCAATAAGAAGAAAAAACATGAGGAAAACCATCCATTTTTTCATCTGCCATCTCCTCCTCTTTTGTTTTTAAACAGATTGGTTTTTCTCGCTCATGTCCTCAGAAGACTCAGGATGAGTAGAAAAGCTTTGACGTTCCATCACACCCCACCCGTTCTTCTTGAATAGAAATTCAAACAGGCCAATGGTGCAAAAAGAAGCAACCATCTGTCTATAAAAAAAGGACTCCATAACCGAAAAAACGAATAACGTAAACAAATCCGAGCTTTTCTGATATCTCCGTAAACTCCACTCCTCTAAAATAACGGCACTTAAAGATAAAAACATACCGAACGAAATGGATAACAAAAGAAAAAGAATAAAAAATTTAACCTGAACGATGTGAAAGAAAAAGCCAAGGGTAACGATGATATAACCGATAAACTCAATAATTGGCCCTAAAAATTCGACAAGAAAAAAATAAGGCATTACCCACATCCCAAGCCATCCGTATGCAGGATTTAAAAAGATACGCCGATGAATCAACAATGTCTCAATCAAGCCACGATGCCAGCGAGCTCGCTGACGTTTTAACACCTTCGCTGACTCAGGAACCATCGTCCAGCATACTGGATCAGGAACAAATAAAATTTTGCTGTTTTTCTTATTTTCACGGATATGCCGATGCAACCGTACAACGAGTTCCATGTCTTCTCCTACAATCGATGTATTATATCCGCCAACTTCTAAAACATCTTGCTTTCGAAACACACCAAAAGCACCGGAGATAATCAGGAGACAGGAAATGCTACTAAATCCAAGTCGAGACGCTAAAAAACTACGAAGATACTCGATCACTTGAAAGATCGCCCAAGGATTTTCTGGAAGCCCTACTTTCGTTACGTTTCCATCTCTGAACGTACATCCGTTGGCTACCCGCACAATGCCGCCGCATGCGACAATATCGTCTTTTCCTTCAATAACTGGACGCATTGTCCGAAGGAGCGCATCCCGTTCTAGAATAGAGTCTGCATCCACCGTACAAAAATAAGGATACGAAGCAAAGTTAATACCTGTATTTAAAGAATCAGATTTCCCCCCATTTTCCTTATCAATCACAAGCAGATACGGATATTCCACAGAACGATATACATTTCGTACATCTTGTGTTTGCAGTTGCTTGCGATACGTTGGGAAAATCGGCAGCAAATTGAATTTTTCCTTTAGAATATCTAGCGTTTGGTCTGTACTCCCATCATTCACAACAATCACTTCATATTCCGGGTAATTCAACCACAAAAAAGAACGTACGCTTTCTTCAATGGTCTGGCTTTCATTAAATGCTGGAACCAGGATGGAAATCGGAGGTGTCTGAGACGACACCTCCATGTCTTTGTATTCGCTATATAGCAGCTTTTTC includes the following:
- a CDS encoding sigma-54 interaction domain-containing protein — encoded protein: MKLANHLLSILESLHDAVLVIARDSTIVYINNAYSVQFGVPADKLIGRKLSQVEPQARIHDVLKNGQPLINDYSYLHSLNIHIFANITPLMEKGELIGAVAIMKDISEFYALQDELKRYKTYSIRLEEQLHNKIFEMLESHTPVMRQAVQTARQVAESEATIMLYGETGVGKEVFARAIHEASPRRDREFVAINMASLPEALFESELFGFEEGSFTGSRKGGKKGLLELAEGGTLFLDEIGELSLFLQAKLLRVLQERTFRRVGGTNPIPLNVRIISATNRNLERMMETEAFRNDLYYRLHVVPIHIPPLRERKQDLPQLIHTIMGDLSMKYGKHITLTQEVYEMFERYDWPGNVRELGNVLERMTAICPRSYFVPDDVPDSIRQAKEAGQMEVLPPVYTGGIGLLGAVEQTEKEMIEEALRVSRTKTAAIERLGISRKAFYQKLKKYGLL
- a CDS encoding HU family DNA-binding protein, which produces MNKTQLVEKVAEVTDMTKKEASVVLEAVLDTIAGALKEGEKVQLIGFGNFESRERAARKGRNPQTGEEIEIAASKVPAFSPGKALKDAVNGR
- a CDS encoding enoyl-CoA hydratase/isomerase family protein; translated protein: MKVTWELQDRLGIITIDAPPVNALNKEFFEQMDELLNQIDDNCAAIIITGAGEKAFVAGADIKEFPQLGQAAGVELCKRGQGIFNRIAGLKQPVIAAIDGFALGGGLELALACDFRIASRKSQLGLPEVKLGIIPGYGGTQRLARLVGPGKAKQLIFSGEFVSAEEAERIGLVEQLVDEDALAEAKRWAGIILERGPLAVQAAKRVIDRGLAASLEEGLNEEAQAFGEICLTEDKNEGVAAFFERRAPQFQNK
- a CDS encoding 3-hydroxybutyryl-CoA dehydrogenase; this translates as MAQKIGVIGFGTMGSGIAQAAVEAGFEVVAVEQKAEFFDRGLSGIQKNWNRSIEKGRLTEEQKQAYEALLTTTTEWEALGEVSFIIEAVSENMALKKELFAKLDKVAAEGVVMATNTSGLSVTEIASVTNRADKVIGVHFFNPVPVMKLVELIRGQSTSEETYQTAKAVVEKIGKDPIDVKEAPLFAVNRILVPMINEAIFVLMEGTASAEDIDKGMKLGANHPIGPLALADLIGLDTLLYVQDSLYEETQDSKYRSAPLLRKLVRAGHLGRKSGKGFYDYTKGSK
- a CDS encoding glycosyltransferase family 2 protein, which produces MSILHSLFMAFEWFILSYILFINSSYLFLILRSFKELRAYMKKLLYSEYKDMEVSSQTPPISILVPAFNESQTIEESVRSFLWLNYPEYEVIVVNDGSTDQTLDILKEKFNLLPIFPTYRKQLQTQDVRNVYRSVEYPYLLVIDKENGGKSDSLNTGINFASYPYFCTVDADSILERDALLRTMRPVIEGKDDIVACGGIVRVANGCTFRDGNVTKVGLPENPWAIFQVIEYLRSFLASRLGFSSISCLLIISGAFGVFRKQDVLEVGGYNTSIVGEDMELVVRLHRHIRENKKNSKILFVPDPVCWTMVPESAKVLKRQRARWHRGLIETLLIHRRIFLNPAYGWLGMWVMPYFFLVEFLGPIIEFIGYIIVTLGFFFHIVQVKFFILFLLLSISFGMFLSLSAVILEEWSLRRYQKSSDLFTLFVFSVMESFFYRQMVASFCTIGLFEFLFKKNGWGVMERQSFSTHPESSEDMSEKNQSV